The following proteins are encoded in a genomic region of Phycisphaerae bacterium:
- a CDS encoding prepilin peptidase, producing MSTIWVIAAAVFGAIVGSFLNVVIFRLPRGLSVSEPRWSFCPHCQSRIRFRDNIPILGWLWLRGRCRDCSAPIGIVYPIVEAVAAFLFVAVVDAMFIGKVWPLIGDPESDWPAAFGFISLFAVLLAIAAMDIESYAVDVRVLVFGMFVGVCLTAVWFVTADPLGNHVAENAVHSASRPGSPLVLRSGLGVQPATPPTGVLSAPFALIASAMGVSWWLWETLATQASLGARAAADVNPDSTSAGEEAEDVSDAPTDLNAENTPFNPMPVFLMVLVVLGYAIWLIVWPHIGLTGLVPAPTERGLLGLGLLMAILLFASVIHRESDRQIIEEIEAERLTARRVAMGEARSLLPAVIAGLGVFLYLRQTGRLGSDWSDFLGDSLAFSATGRAAAGALTALGSLVWAAAFGWFVRIAGTLGFGKEAYGSGDIFIMAAMGAVMGVWGLVFGFFLAALLAIIGVLAMSFWKSSRAVPFGPWLAMGAFATLWLHADLLRFFEPIGTMLLSILAGVPAAI from the coding sequence ATCTCCACGATTTGGGTTATCGCTGCGGCGGTCTTCGGCGCGATTGTCGGCAGCTTCCTGAATGTTGTCATTTTTCGCTTACCGCGCGGCTTGTCAGTCTCTGAGCCGCGATGGTCTTTCTGCCCGCACTGCCAATCCCGCATCAGGTTCCGTGACAATATTCCGATTCTTGGTTGGCTGTGGTTGCGCGGTCGTTGCCGCGATTGCTCCGCGCCGATCGGAATCGTCTATCCGATCGTCGAGGCCGTCGCCGCGTTCCTTTTCGTCGCGGTCGTGGATGCGATGTTCATTGGCAAAGTCTGGCCTTTGATTGGCGATCCGGAATCGGATTGGCCGGCCGCGTTCGGATTCATCTCCCTCTTCGCGGTTTTGTTGGCAATCGCGGCGATGGATATCGAATCCTACGCCGTGGATGTCAGGGTACTTGTTTTCGGCATGTTCGTCGGCGTCTGTCTGACGGCGGTCTGGTTCGTGACGGCGGATCCGCTCGGGAATCATGTCGCGGAAAACGCCGTCCACTCAGCGTCGCGGCCCGGTTCGCCTCTCGTGCTTCGATCCGGGCTCGGCGTCCAGCCTGCGACGCCCCCGACCGGCGTCCTCTCGGCGCCATTCGCACTGATCGCGTCTGCAATGGGCGTTTCGTGGTGGCTGTGGGAGACACTGGCGACGCAGGCGAGTCTTGGTGCGCGAGCGGCCGCTGACGTCAATCCCGACTCGACATCGGCCGGTGAAGAGGCCGAGGACGTTTCCGATGCGCCGACCGACCTGAATGCCGAGAACACTCCATTTAATCCTATGCCGGTGTTTCTGATGGTTTTGGTCGTGCTGGGGTATGCGATCTGGCTGATCGTATGGCCGCACATCGGCCTGACCGGTCTCGTTCCGGCACCGACGGAGCGTGGACTCCTCGGCTTGGGCCTGCTCATGGCGATCCTGCTTTTCGCGTCGGTCATTCATCGAGAATCGGATCGACAGATCATCGAGGAAATCGAGGCGGAGCGTTTGACTGCGCGCCGCGTCGCCATGGGAGAGGCCAGGTCGCTGTTGCCGGCAGTCATCGCCGGGCTCGGCGTGTTTCTTTACTTGAGACAAACGGGGCGGCTCGGTTCGGACTGGTCCGACTTTCTTGGCGACAGCCTCGCGTTCAGTGCGACAGGCCGGGCTGCGGCCGGCGCGCTGACGGCATTGGGTTCGCTCGTGTGGGCGGCGGCGTTCGGGTGGTTTGTCCGCATCGCAGGGACATTGGGTTTCGGCAAGGAGGCATACGGCTCCGGTGACATATTCATCATGGCTGCGATGGGCGCGGTGATGGGGGTGTGGGGGTTGGTATTCGGGTTCTTCCTCGCCGCGCTGTTGGCGATCATCGGCGTTCTGGCGATGTCATTCTGGAAGTCGAGCCGGGCGGTTCCATTCGGCCCCTGGCTGGCGATGGGGGCTTTTGCGACGCTCTGGCTTCATGCTGATCTGCTGCGATTCTTCGAGCCCATCGGCACGATGCTGTTGTCAATTCTCGCCGGTGTGCCGGCGGCGATTTGA
- a CDS encoding SGNH/GDSL hydrolase family protein yields MGGLLAAVERVFPTFAARLRKTPRASWDRFAIAVIYVAVALAFTDVLTTLAIGILVWLIYQILYRRDARIIALLISSVLSLLAFEWVGARVIRWRLSQTHSPDVEHRMQPHAYPWVNSDGIRCRYEATDFSADTFNVICIGDSFCYGELLDDSDETFPNQLEKLAGEKFPERRLRTVNFGWTSSSPIITSRVLREVGPKYKPDLVIYCLDMTDFHDDLRRRMGLENVGTPPAEFMIQQLGAAHWVEELRRRFRLREWIDSALSRQELVPKDRFFITSRPLSQNRDLMEETARNLMETERICREELGCRFILFMFPRTYQYSSRESSRNWESIRYEVLGPYVMEPFVWLGELKERVAFPVYSLYDDFKNATEFPLSFDDDPHWTPAGHRLVARALLRILEGEGYFKAESRPADD; encoded by the coding sequence ATGGGTGGACTCCTTGCAGCCGTGGAGCGGGTGTTTCCGACATTCGCCGCAAGATTGCGAAAAACGCCGCGCGCGTCTTGGGACCGATTCGCCATCGCCGTGATTTATGTCGCCGTCGCGCTGGCCTTTACCGACGTGCTGACCACGCTGGCCATCGGGATTCTTGTCTGGCTGATCTATCAGATTCTTTATCGGCGCGATGCACGGATCATTGCACTGCTTATCAGCTCCGTTTTGTCCCTGCTGGCATTTGAATGGGTCGGTGCCCGGGTCATTCGCTGGCGGCTTTCGCAGACACATTCGCCGGATGTGGAGCATCGGATGCAGCCGCATGCGTATCCGTGGGTGAATTCCGACGGCATCCGATGCCGGTACGAGGCGACCGACTTTTCGGCCGACACCTTCAATGTCATCTGCATCGGCGACTCGTTCTGTTATGGCGAGTTGCTGGACGACAGCGACGAGACTTTTCCGAATCAACTGGAAAAACTGGCCGGTGAAAAATTTCCCGAACGTCGGCTTCGCACGGTCAATTTTGGCTGGACGTCCTCCTCGCCGATCATCACGTCGCGCGTCCTTCGCGAAGTCGGGCCGAAGTACAAGCCCGATCTCGTGATCTATTGCCTCGACATGACCGATTTTCACGACGATCTGCGACGGCGAATGGGTCTGGAAAATGTCGGAACCCCCCCGGCGGAATTCATGATCCAACAACTCGGCGCGGCGCACTGGGTGGAGGAGCTTCGACGGCGGTTTCGCCTGCGCGAGTGGATCGATTCCGCGCTGAGTCGGCAGGAACTGGTGCCGAAGGATCGCTTTTTCATTACGAGCCGTCCGTTGTCGCAGAACCGTGATTTGATGGAGGAAACGGCCCGGAACCTGATGGAAACAGAGCGCATCTGCCGGGAGGAGTTGGGCTGCCGGTTTATCCTGTTCATGTTTCCTCGCACCTATCAGTATTCCAGCCGCGAATCGTCCAGGAACTGGGAGAGCATCCGATACGAGGTCCTCGGGCCCTATGTGATGGAGCCGTTCGTCTGGCTGGGCGAACTGAAGGAACGGGTGGCGTTCCCGGTCTATTCGCTCTACGACGACTTCAAGAACGCGACGGAGTTTCCGTTGTCATTCGACGACGATCCCCATTGGACGCCGGCGGGGCATCGCCTTGTGGCCAGGGCGCTGTTGCGAATCCTCGAGGGTGAAGGGTATTTCAAGGCTGAATCGCGGCCGGCTGATGACTGA
- a CDS encoding shikimate kinase, producing the protein MNIILVGSRGSGKSTVGPSVARRLKMEFVDLDARIVEDAGKSIREIFATEGESGFRRREREAFLKIKKLKDHVIALGGGALTDPETLSLVRRVGKVVWLRAPAAVLWSRVSKDPHTIYNRPNLTSSGGLAELEAILLQREPIYESAASHVIDTETLSVSEVVEAIELWYEANDAHAY; encoded by the coding sequence GTGAATATCATACTCGTCGGGAGTCGTGGCAGCGGAAAGTCAACGGTCGGCCCATCGGTGGCCCGGCGCCTCAAGATGGAGTTTGTCGATCTCGATGCACGCATCGTTGAGGATGCGGGCAAGAGCATCCGCGAAATTTTCGCGACCGAAGGCGAGTCTGGTTTTCGCCGGCGCGAGCGCGAGGCATTCCTAAAGATCAAGAAGCTCAAGGACCATGTGATCGCGCTGGGTGGCGGAGCCTTGACCGATCCTGAGACGTTGAGTCTCGTGCGGCGGGTCGGCAAGGTTGTCTGGCTGCGGGCGCCGGCGGCGGTCCTCTGGTCGCGGGTCAGCAAGGATCCTCACACGATCTACAACCGGCCGAACCTCACGTCGTCGGGTGGCCTGGCGGAACTGGAGGCAATCCTGCTCCAGCGTGAGCCGATCTATGAGTCCGCCGCAAGTCACGTCATCGATACGGAGACCTTGTCCGTGTCCGAAGTCGTCGAAGCCATCGAGCTTTGGTACGAAGCCAACGACGCTCATGCCTACTGA
- a CDS encoding type II secretion system F family protein produces the protein MFANLILAADPDISSQIMLYVLPLVGSIMLTYAIFSLVRDLRKPDVKRVQDRLREKSGFDGDSNAEKAVKASILRQKKEAESLIAGALSKLSVIGALQRMLDQANVHFSATSVLINLTGLGACGYIACYFLKQELWISISVALGLVLLPLLVVFIMRKIRLNRFLNQLPDVFELMSQALRAGHSLPNAVLVISQQLSDPVRSEFARVFHEQNLGIKIEDALKGMAKRIGMMDVNFFVTAVCIQRQTGGDLAEVLDNISGVIRERIKLFGMVKALTAEGRLSGWVLLALPIVVFVLELVVNPNYADKLLSTEIGNYMLITGAVMQLLGLAMIQKIVNIKV, from the coding sequence ATGTTTGCGAACCTGATTCTCGCAGCGGATCCCGACATTTCCTCGCAGATCATGTTGTACGTTCTGCCGCTCGTCGGGTCGATCATGCTTACCTACGCGATTTTCAGCCTCGTGCGGGATTTGCGCAAACCGGACGTCAAACGCGTACAGGATCGTCTCCGAGAGAAGTCCGGCTTTGACGGAGATTCAAACGCGGAAAAAGCGGTCAAGGCATCGATTCTGCGACAGAAGAAGGAAGCCGAAAGCCTGATCGCCGGCGCGCTGTCCAAGCTCAGCGTCATTGGCGCGCTCCAGCGAATGCTCGACCAGGCAAACGTGCATTTCAGCGCGACCTCCGTGCTCATCAATCTGACCGGCCTGGGCGCGTGCGGCTACATCGCCTGCTATTTCCTGAAGCAGGAGCTTTGGATCTCGATCAGCGTCGCGCTCGGTCTGGTGCTCCTGCCGCTGCTCGTCGTGTTCATCATGCGGAAGATCCGCCTTAACCGGTTCCTGAATCAGTTGCCCGACGTGTTCGAACTCATGAGTCAGGCGCTCCGCGCAGGCCATTCGCTCCCGAACGCCGTGCTGGTCATCAGTCAGCAGCTCAGCGATCCGGTTCGCTCTGAATTCGCCCGAGTCTTTCATGAGCAGAACCTCGGTATCAAGATCGAGGACGCCCTGAAGGGCATGGCGAAGCGGATCGGAATGATGGACGTCAATTTCTTCGTGACCGCTGTGTGCATCCAGCGGCAGACAGGCGGCGACCTCGCCGAAGTGCTCGACAACATCAGCGGCGTCATTCGCGAACGCATCAAGCTCTTCGGAATGGTGAAGGCGCTCACCGCGGAAGGCCGGTTGTCCGGATGGGTGCTCCTCGCGCTGCCGATCGTCGTATTTGTGCTCGAACTGGTCGTGAACCCGAACTACGCCGACAAGCTGCTCTCGACGGAAATCGGCAATTACATGCTCATCACGGGCGCGGTCATGCAGTTGCTCGGCCTGGCGATGATCCAGAAGATCGTGAACATCAAGGTGTAA
- a CDS encoding type I 3-dehydroquinate dehydratase, which translates to MSLIIVSLSGESADAVRADMTAAIEAGADMIELRLDLMPDLTDEDIRGLRAAFTDGPPIILTYRSPAEGGGDSATDAARMARLDELGPTFDYIDVEIATWERSEESRRIATAAMRRADVVSQTGGVEMIEGGSRRKLILSRHDDKGRPASLQADLVRMCEEEACDVPKLAWRARSVRDNFEAFELLRLSPRPAITVCMGEDGRLSRILCRKFGAFATFASLRHGDETAPGQLTIRELRDGFRWSRIGSATHLYGVLGDPIGHSISPDVQNAAFDRTGRDAVYVPIRVTAGPESFKAFMVEVLARPWLDFRGFSVTIPHKENAWRFVNERGRLMDEASRECGAVNTLKLCPDGVVEGWNTDSAAVTGAVSDALGTEQLPAGLSALVLGSGGMARAAAYALSKAGARVTIAGRNEPSARAIADRFGCSVCAWPERDRVSCDLILNCTPIGMHPLTDQSPVSPAALRGGRMVFDSIYFPLQTRLLREAAQAGCRVISGADLFAHQAVAQFTIWTGEDVARSVFHEMTAKAIIDREIRSRAAAEIDR; encoded by the coding sequence ATGAGTCTGATCATCGTATCATTGTCAGGCGAATCAGCCGACGCAGTCCGCGCGGACATGACGGCTGCGATCGAGGCCGGCGCTGACATGATTGAACTTCGGCTTGATCTGATGCCCGACCTGACGGACGAGGACATCCGCGGATTGCGCGCCGCATTCACCGATGGACCGCCAATCATCCTGACCTATCGCAGTCCGGCGGAAGGCGGCGGCGATTCCGCGACTGATGCCGCACGCATGGCACGACTCGACGAACTGGGGCCGACGTTCGACTACATCGACGTGGAGATTGCGACGTGGGAGCGATCCGAGGAGAGCCGCCGCATCGCAACCGCCGCCATGCGTCGGGCGGATGTCGTTTCGCAGACCGGCGGTGTCGAAATGATCGAAGGCGGGAGTCGCCGCAAATTGATTCTCTCCAGGCATGACGACAAGGGCAGGCCGGCCTCGCTACAGGCCGATCTGGTGCGGATGTGCGAGGAGGAAGCCTGCGATGTGCCCAAGCTGGCATGGCGGGCGCGATCCGTCCGTGACAACTTTGAGGCGTTCGAACTGCTGCGACTCAGCCCGCGACCGGCGATCACGGTCTGCATGGGCGAGGACGGCCGCTTGTCGCGGATTCTGTGTCGAAAATTCGGGGCATTTGCGACGTTCGCGTCGCTGCGGCATGGCGATGAAACCGCGCCGGGCCAACTGACGATTCGCGAATTGCGGGACGGCTTTCGATGGAGCCGAATCGGTTCGGCGACGCATCTTTACGGGGTTCTCGGCGATCCGATCGGGCATTCCATCAGCCCCGATGTGCAGAATGCGGCGTTTGATCGGACGGGGCGGGACGCGGTGTACGTTCCGATTCGCGTGACCGCCGGCCCGGAATCGTTCAAGGCGTTCATGGTCGAGGTTCTCGCACGGCCCTGGCTGGATTTTCGGGGTTTCAGTGTGACGATTCCGCACAAGGAAAACGCGTGGCGATTCGTGAACGAACGCGGCCGGCTGATGGACGAGGCGTCGCGGGAATGCGGCGCGGTCAATACGCTGAAGCTCTGTCCCGATGGGGTGGTCGAAGGCTGGAACACCGACAGCGCCGCGGTGACGGGCGCCGTGTCGGATGCGCTCGGCACAGAGCAACTGCCGGCCGGACTGAGCGCCCTCGTGCTTGGCTCCGGCGGCATGGCAAGGGCGGCGGCCTACGCGCTTTCGAAAGCGGGAGCGCGGGTGACGATCGCCGGGCGCAACGAACCCAGCGCCCGAGCGATCGCCGATCGATTCGGCTGTTCGGTCTGCGCCTGGCCCGAGCGTGATCGAGTTTCCTGCGATCTGATACTGAACTGCACGCCGATCGGAATGCACCCGCTGACCGATCAGTCACCCGTGTCCCCGGCGGCTTTGCGGGGAGGGCGGATGGTCTTTGACAGTATCTACTTTCCACTGCAAACTAGGTTGCTGCGGGAGGCGGCCCAAGCAGGTTGTCGGGTCATCAGCGGTGCGGATCTCTTCGCGCATCAGGCGGTGGCCCAATTCACAATCTGGACCGGGGAAGACGTTGCCCGATCGGTTTTTCACGAAATGACCGCAAAGGCGATTATTGACAGGGAAATTCGCAGCAGGGCGGCCGCCGAAATCGACCGATGA
- a CDS encoding metallophosphoesterase: MRLLHTSDLHGSLTLYARFLAAAETIRPDVIVLGGDLLPDDSATDPESLGHGQAAFVRGQFRKFVSDLRQRANPKEVFVIFGNHDWGSSPIAMKELEADGLVRILTSTESHAVDGLHFVGYSYTPPTPWYVKDFERLDMPGDTPPFIGGARWNHQFNRPVQHGARMIFDGQPTIQDDMATLHVPSEPWVFVAHAPPFNSKLDQSFRNQSFGSRSIRAAIERHVPLLSLHGHIHESPRVTGEFCEMIGKSLCVNAGQMTKAVCYAVLEIDVSGGRVTKREHGQHA, translated from the coding sequence ATGAGGTTGCTCCATACGTCTGACCTACACGGAAGTCTCACCCTGTACGCGCGCTTTCTGGCGGCTGCGGAGACCATCCGGCCGGATGTGATCGTGCTGGGAGGCGATCTCCTGCCCGATGACAGCGCGACCGACCCGGAATCGCTCGGCCACGGGCAGGCGGCATTCGTTCGGGGGCAGTTCCGCAAGTTTGTCAGCGACCTTCGTCAACGGGCCAATCCGAAGGAAGTCTTTGTTATTTTTGGAAATCACGATTGGGGCAGCAGTCCCATCGCGATGAAGGAACTTGAAGCGGACGGGCTTGTTCGGATTCTCACGTCCACTGAGTCGCATGCCGTGGATGGACTGCATTTCGTCGGCTATTCCTACACGCCGCCGACCCCCTGGTATGTCAAGGATTTTGAACGGCTGGATATGCCGGGCGACACGCCGCCATTTATCGGCGGAGCGCGATGGAATCACCAATTCAACCGGCCGGTGCAGCATGGCGCGCGGATGATCTTTGATGGTCAGCCGACCATTCAGGACGACATGGCCACGCTCCATGTCCCGTCGGAGCCATGGGTTTTTGTCGCGCATGCTCCGCCTTTTAACTCGAAGCTGGATCAATCGTTTCGGAATCAGTCGTTTGGCTCGCGTTCGATTCGGGCCGCGATTGAGCGGCATGTTCCATTGCTTTCGTTGCATGGCCATATTCACGAGTCCCCGCGGGTGACCGGTGAATTCTGCGAGATGATCGGCAAGTCGCTCTGCGTGAATGCCGGTCAGATGACCAAGGCGGTGTGCTACGCCGTCCTTGAGATCGACGTGTCCGGGGGGCGAGTCACAAAACGCGAACACGGACAACACGCGTGA
- a CDS encoding type II secretion system F family protein translates to MEIYILGALTVVAVTMIVYSLMPNRQEESEVVRRRTAGLSKEDDVKTLQARARDKAKSSVFEKAAPFLSKPVMPMKSEEQTNLRAKLAQAGFRREAAASLFLASKTAGFVACGAIGAFLGIESGKDTMAILGQSVFAAGLGFMLPNLWLSITVGKRAEQIRNGLPDALDLMVVGVEAGLGLDAALLRVSDEMRNVYIALAEEFHIACVETQMGVQRAEALGKMAERSAVVEMKALVATIAQAEKLGTSISKALRTQAESLRTKRRQRAEERAQKTAVKLLLPLILFIFPTIFIVLAGPAAVQLMDTFQSGGALSK, encoded by the coding sequence ATGGAAATCTACATTCTCGGTGCGCTGACGGTCGTGGCGGTGACGATGATCGTCTATTCCCTCATGCCCAACAGGCAGGAGGAGAGCGAAGTGGTCCGTCGCCGCACCGCGGGCCTCAGCAAGGAAGACGACGTCAAAACCCTTCAGGCCCGGGCGCGCGACAAGGCGAAGAGCAGCGTCTTCGAAAAGGCGGCGCCTTTCCTCTCCAAGCCCGTCATGCCGATGAAAAGCGAGGAGCAGACGAACCTCCGCGCCAAACTGGCCCAGGCCGGATTCCGGCGAGAGGCCGCGGCCAGCCTGTTTCTCGCCAGCAAGACGGCGGGATTCGTCGCCTGCGGCGCGATCGGGGCGTTCCTCGGCATCGAAAGCGGCAAGGATACCATGGCCATTCTCGGGCAGTCGGTCTTCGCCGCGGGACTCGGATTCATGCTCCCGAATCTCTGGTTGAGCATCACGGTCGGCAAGCGGGCCGAGCAGATTCGCAACGGCTTGCCGGATGCCCTGGACCTCATGGTCGTCGGCGTCGAGGCCGGGCTCGGACTGGATGCTGCGCTGCTTCGCGTCAGTGACGAGATGCGGAATGTCTATATCGCGCTGGCGGAGGAGTTTCACATCGCGTGCGTCGAAACCCAGATGGGCGTGCAACGCGCGGAGGCCCTGGGCAAGATGGCCGAGAGAAGCGCGGTCGTGGAAATGAAGGCCCTCGTCGCGACGATCGCACAGGCCGAAAAGCTCGGAACCAGCATATCCAAGGCACTTCGAACACAGGCCGAGTCGTTGCGCACCAAACGCCGCCAGCGGGCGGAGGAACGGGCGCAGAAGACAGCCGTGAAATTGCTGCTGCCTTTGATTCTGTTCATCTTCCCGACGATTTTCATCGTTCTTGCCGGGCCGGCCGCCGTGCAATTGATGGATACATTCCAGTCCGGCGGAGCGCTGAGCAAATAA